The following proteins are encoded in a genomic region of Candidatus Poribacteria bacterium:
- a CDS encoding acetylxylan esterase, with the protein MSSEGSLTSRFTKGDILCTILFDISSSFAFHASSREEWLAWREVLLPRLCHALGLDKIELDLQGYQPRAEMSQSEDMGTHIREQWHLWVEPTVPLPFYLLRPKTQSGPLPLVLTPHGHNHPHIYVGIAHSEEEEKSMLEGERDIARQAVEEGYLAIAPTVRAFGETRTEGDRESNKTSSCRIALMHGLLVGRTPVGERVWDISRLIDWALTHLDVAAQQIAITGNSGGGTVSLFAAACEPRISVAVPSSYFCTFQGSIGSIHHCDCNYVPGIMRLGEMYDVAGLIAPRPFSAIAGREDPIFPIEHVKSAFEHLQQVYAVAGVPENCQLHIGEGGHRYYKAGAWHFIRRHFHEIATRTS; encoded by the coding sequence GTGAGCAGCGAAGGTTCCCTCACCTCACGCTTCACGAAGGGAGATATTCTATGTACGATTCTGTTCGACATTTCGAGCAGCTTTGCGTTTCACGCATCATCACGGGAGGAGTGGCTTGCTTGGCGCGAAGTCCTCCTGCCCCGCCTGTGTCACGCGCTTGGATTAGACAAGATAGAGTTGGACTTGCAAGGCTATCAACCGAGGGCAGAGATGTCTCAATCCGAAGACATGGGGACGCATATTCGCGAGCAGTGGCATCTGTGGGTCGAGCCAACCGTGCCGTTACCGTTCTACCTGCTGCGTCCCAAAACACAGAGTGGCCCCTTACCATTGGTGCTCACACCGCACGGTCACAATCACCCACACATCTATGTCGGGATTGCCCACAGCGAAGAAGAAGAAAAGTCGATGTTGGAAGGGGAGCGGGACATCGCCCGTCAAGCGGTGGAGGAGGGGTATCTGGCGATTGCGCCAACCGTCCGCGCTTTTGGTGAAACGCGCACCGAGGGGGACAGGGAAAGTAACAAAACATCTTCGTGTCGAATCGCGTTGATGCACGGTCTATTGGTGGGGCGCACCCCCGTCGGGGAGCGTGTTTGGGACATTTCTCGCTTGATTGATTGGGCGTTGACACATCTGGACGTGGCAGCACAGCAGATTGCGATTACAGGAAATTCTGGCGGCGGTACTGTATCCCTGTTTGCTGCTGCTTGTGAACCTCGCATTTCGGTTGCTGTCCCTAGCAGCTATTTCTGTACCTTTCAGGGGAGCATTGGGTCAATCCATCACTGCGACTGCAACTATGTACCCGGCATAATGCGGCTAGGTGAGATGTACGATGTCGCCGGGTTAATCGCCCCGCGACCGTTTTCTGCAATTGCTGGGAGGGAAGATCCCATCTTTCCGATCGAGCACGTCAAATCCGCCTTTGAACATCTGCAGCAGGTCTATGCAGTCGCCGGCGTACCAGAAAACTGCCAACTCCATATCGGCGAAGGGGGACACCGCTACTACAAAGCAGGAGCTTGGCACTTTATCCGTCGGCATTTTCACGAAATAGCAACTAGAACTTCTTGA
- a CDS encoding alkaline phosphatase — MNDLKGKLMDKTVNSPTNVIFCIGDGMGFEKIKAASMYARGKTGTLSFEAFPYQGEVTTHSADSPTTDSAAAATAMATGSKVNNGVISTALPGDGRELYTLLECFKDQGKSTGLVSTTFITHATPAAFGSHEPKRGNLAEIAEDYLNQTRPNVLLGGGGNGMAEEAAEAAGYTVVTNRDELLSLETENVERVSGQFGDTNLPYEFDGLGDLPHLSEMTATALRILTKNPTGFFLMIEGGRIDHAGHSNDIERNVYETLEFSRTVQIAFDWAKGREDTLIIVTADHETGGLEVLENNGMGIFPTVSWSTGGHTTTNIPVYGWGANAACISDVMDNTDFFNLVMHNQSAE; from the coding sequence ATGAATGACCTGAAAGGAAAATTGATGGACAAAACAGTGAATTCGCCGACAAACGTTATCTTCTGCATCGGCGATGGAATGGGATTCGAGAAAATCAAGGCAGCTAGTATGTACGCCCGCGGCAAAACTGGGACACTCTCTTTTGAAGCGTTCCCCTATCAAGGCGAGGTGACGACACACTCAGCTGACTCCCCGACGACCGACTCAGCAGCAGCAGCAACCGCGATGGCGACCGGTTCCAAGGTCAACAACGGCGTCATCAGCACCGCTCTGCCGGGCGACGGCAGAGAGTTGTATACACTCTTGGAGTGCTTCAAGGATCAGGGCAAGAGCACAGGGTTGGTTTCCACAACCTTCATCACCCACGCCACACCAGCCGCCTTCGGTTCACACGAACCAAAACGAGGCAATCTGGCAGAGATCGCCGAGGATTACCTGAATCAGACCCGTCCGAATGTTTTGCTTGGCGGCGGTGGCAATGGGATGGCTGAAGAGGCAGCAGAAGCAGCTGGCTACACGGTTGTAACGAATCGAGACGAGCTCCTATCTCTGGAGACAGAAAACGTCGAGCGAGTTTCCGGTCAGTTTGGCGACACAAATCTACCCTATGAATTTGATGGACTTGGAGATTTACCGCACCTGTCCGAAATGACTGCAACCGCACTGAGGATATTAACGAAGAATCCAACAGGTTTCTTTCTGATGATTGAAGGTGGTCGTATTGATCACGCCGGACACTCTAACGACATTGAGCGCAACGTTTACGAGACGCTTGAGTTCTCTAGAACAGTGCAGATTGCATTTGACTGGGCGAAGGGACGCGAGGATACCCTCATTATTGTTACTGCCGACCATGAAACCGGTGGCTTGGAAGTTCTTGAAAACAACGGCATGGGTATTTTTCCAACCGTCTCTTGGTCTACCGGCGGTCATACGACAACAAACATCCCTGTATACGGTTGGGGAGCCAATGCAGCGTGCATCTCTGACGTGATGGATAACACCGATTTCTTTAACCTTGTGATGCACAACCAATCCGCGGAATAA
- a CDS encoding DegT/DnrJ/EryC1/StrS family aminotransferase, which translates to MSEQLAIHGGQPIIPEGTIKPWPHITDADRQAVMEVLSSDSINEQRKIQSEALSQEWAATNSGTAALHMCIAALGIEPGDEVIVPAFTFWATAAAVLHHNAIPIFADIDPKTFCIDPAQIEAKLSERTKAVIAVHIHGMPADMDGVLAIAKQHGLKVIEDAAQAHGSRYKGMPCGAIGDVAGFSTQMSKTLTTGSEGGLFVTDDENYHKQAALLQYFGELVVPGRERQEQEYNAFGLGWMYRGDVFGQAFIRSQLKRLDTNNALRIRNCNFLTEHLSKIKGIETPYVPPQCESVFYNYVVGVKPDELELSVSPRVFREKVQEALAAEGLHVGQWQRRPVPAQEIFQARIGYGRGCPWTCGHAQPVEYRTEDYPNATAFIDSHFYLFDVNPPNDLDLMKLYVEAFEKVMDNPDQLVG; encoded by the coding sequence GTGTCAGAACAACTCGCAATCCACGGTGGCCAACCGATAATTCCAGAAGGAACGATTAAACCTTGGCCCCACATTACCGATGCGGATCGGCAGGCGGTGATGGAAGTGCTGTCCAGCGACAGTATCAACGAACAGCGTAAGATTCAGTCCGAAGCATTGTCCCAAGAATGGGCAGCGACCAACAGCGGTACCGCCGCACTCCACATGTGCATCGCCGCTTTGGGAATCGAACCGGGCGACGAGGTGATCGTTCCAGCCTTTACATTCTGGGCAACGGCAGCTGCTGTCCTTCACCACAACGCTATCCCAATCTTTGCTGACATCGATCCCAAGACATTCTGCATCGACCCTGCACAGATTGAAGCCAAACTCTCGGAACGGACGAAAGCGGTGATCGCCGTTCACATCCACGGGATGCCGGCGGATATGGACGGAGTCCTCGCGATTGCTAAGCAACACGGACTCAAAGTCATTGAGGATGCTGCCCAAGCACACGGTTCAAGGTATAAAGGCATGCCGTGCGGTGCGATTGGGGATGTCGCAGGGTTCAGCACGCAGATGTCAAAAACACTGACGACAGGCAGCGAGGGCGGTCTATTCGTCACCGACGATGAGAATTACCACAAACAAGCAGCGCTGCTACAATACTTCGGCGAATTGGTTGTGCCGGGCAGAGAACGGCAGGAGCAGGAGTACAATGCTTTTGGGCTAGGCTGGATGTATCGCGGTGATGTGTTCGGCCAAGCGTTCATTCGTAGCCAACTAAAAAGGCTAGATACGAATAACGCCTTACGCATCCGAAACTGCAACTTCCTCACGGAACACCTCTCTAAAATCAAAGGCATCGAAACACCGTATGTCCCGCCACAGTGCGAATCTGTCTTCTATAACTATGTGGTTGGCGTCAAACCGGACGAGTTAGAGCTTTCCGTCTCCCCCAGAGTCTTTCGTGAAAAGGTTCAAGAAGCGTTAGCCGCCGAAGGGCTGCACGTCGGACAGTGGCAAAGGAGGCCTGTACCGGCGCAGGAAATCTTTCAAGCCCGGATCGGCTACGGAAGAGGCTGCCCATGGACCTGTGGTCATGCCCAGCCGGTGGAATATCGAACAGAGGATTATCCCAACGCCACCGCGTTCATCGATTCCCATTTCTACCTTTTCGACGTGAATCCGCCAAATGACCTTGACCTCATGAAGTTGTACGTCGAAGCCTTTGAGAAGGTGATGGATAATCCCGATCAGTTGGTCGGATAG